The window AGTTTGGTTCATGGTTGGTTTGGGTTTGGTTGTTTGTTGTTGGTTGGGTTCTCGTGGTGAGATGGGTTGAAAAGGAATGGCCGCCAGCCGGGACGTGAATGTCTCAACTGGCGGCCTGTGTTTCCCCGGCCTGCGCTTGGGCATGTCGTGCGACCGGGCTTGCCTCATGCGGCGGTGGCGGACTCGGCTTGGTCTGCCGTGGCGGCGGTGGCGGTGGTGGGACGCATGGGCATTACGACGCAGAGCCTGCCGCTTGGATGCCGGCAGATCCCCGGTGACTGCCCATCATTCAGGCAGAGGGTGCCGCCGACTTCCAAGGCATCCGCCAGGAAGCGCGGGTTGAACGCGACGGGCGGTGGGTTGCCTTCGATCTCCACGCTCACCCGCAACACGGCGGACGTGTCCGGTGCTGTGCGCTGCGTGAGGGTGAGGTGTCCCTTTTTCTCCCACGTCAGGTTGACTGCCGAGCTGCGGTCGGAGAGCCCGCGCAGCCACTTGATGACCGAGGTTCGGTGTGCCGGGGAGAAGGTCACCAGTTCCGTTGCCTTGTCTGGAATGACTTGGCGGTAGTTCGGGTATTTTCCCTCGATGAGTTTCGATATCAGGAGGTGGTTGCCGGAGCGGATTGCGATCCATTCCGTTTCTTCCAGCTTCTGCATACGGACATGGGCTTCGACACTGGTGAAGCCGGGATGCATCAGCACATTCACCGACGGGTTGGGTAGGATGAATGGTGTCGGCGGAACTTCCGCCGGGGCGCAGGCCAGTCTTCTGCCGTCGGTGGCGACGAGTCTGCCGTCATCCTCGGGGGTGAAGAAGACCCCGTTGAGAACGTGGCGAGTCACGTCGCTGGAGGCGCACTTCGCGATGGTCGCCAGGCTCTCCATGGTTTTGGCGGGGATGCGGATTTCCTCACCGCCAATGTCGGGACGTGCCGGAAATTCCGAGACGTCCAATGTGGGGTGGCGGGATGCTACGGAGATGCCGCCGCAGGTCATGACCAGGCGCAGTTCGCGGCGTTTGCCCGGCCCCTTGCAACTGATCCTGATGTCGGTGTTCTTGTCCGCCTGTTTGATGACCTTCACTGCGTCTGGCGGGATGAGGAAGGCTTCCGGTTCGTATGGTCCGGCGGTTGTGGGCGTGCGGGTTTCAAGCCAGCGGTCCAGGTCGGTGACCGCCAGCGTGATGCCGGCTGCGTCCAGGGTGGCGAGGACATGGGTCAAGACCGGCAAGGTGGAACGGGTATGGCGGATGCGGGTGAGGAGTCTGATGGACTCCCGGAGGTGGTTGGATGGAATATTCATTGGTGGATTATGGTTGGTGGTTGTGGGGGTTGGGTTTTAGACTCCGGGTTTGATGTAGGCGTTGACGCCGACGATAACGGGCAAGCCGTTGACGCGGGCTTCGGTGGGTTTGTTGCCCTTGCTGCTTGCGACGGTGAGCGTCTTGCCGGTGGCAGACGGGCGCGGCGCGTGCAGCGGGATTTCGATGTGGAGGACGTTGTCCTTGATGGTTGTTTTCATGTGGTTTATGGGTTGTTGGTTTTCTGTTGGAGATGGGTTGAAAAAATAACCGCCACTGAGATTTTGAGGTCTCAGTGGCGGCTGGTGTTTCGGTTGTTGCGATTAACCGGCGAGGGCCACCTGGGTGTCGAACAATCCGTGCAGGGCCTGGCCGCGTTTGACGGCGGTCTGGGGGTTCACTGTCTTATACACCTCGGTGAAGGCGTTGAACAGGCTCCAGCCGTTGCGCGGCAGGAACTCCTTGTGCCGGGGGGTGCGCCACTCGCTGAGGACGGCGGGCACTTGGCTTGGGGTGATGGCCCGGCAGTCGACGGCGCGGATGACGAGGTCGTGGGCGGACCTGTCCGGGAGGTAGTGGCGCTTGTAGGCGCCCACCCGCCGGTCGAGGTCGCGGAACTTGTCGCCCAGCTTGCCGACGGCGCGTGCCGTGAGCTGGCGCAGGTCGCGCATCACGTGGCGCGTGTGCTTGCGGCTGAGCTTGACCTCGCCGTTGAAGCAGAGGTTGTCGCAGACAAACACCTGGGTCCCGGCAACGAGCCCGGCGGGCAGGCTCTTGTCATGCGAGTTACGCAAGCCCACCACCCAGTCGAAGTCCTGCTCACTACGTGTGGGCAGGCTCACTTGGATGACTCCGAAGTAGCGGGCCCCGTCATGGGTGACTGCGTGGGTCTCACCGCGTAGGATGAAGCCGGTTTCACGCAGCTGTTTTTCCACTTCGATAAGCAAGTCCCGATGCGGGATCGGATACCAGGTGTCGGTGCCGTTGGGTGTCAAAACTCCGAAGAGATCGGCACGGTCAACGACCTGTGCACCGCAGTGAAGCAGGAGCCCCTTCGGGCGTGTGTTGGTATTGAGCTCGGGTGGATTCTCGACGATCTCGAAGGGAATCCCCCGGGCTGTGGATGCCGGTGTTACCGGCTGTTGTTGTAGTTGGATTACATTGTTCATAATGGTTGTTAATTGGTTGGTTTGATGAAAACGGCCGGGTCACCTAAGTGAGGAACCGGCCACGGTTGTTGTTGGTTGTTTTGTTAATACTCAGCTTTTCCGCACCACCAGGGCATGAACCCCGGCGATGCAGAAGAGCACGAGCATGACGACCCAGAGGTCGTGGACTGCCCATAGGATGAGTGCGGCGAGGGACACTGCGCCGAACAGGCACAGGATCGTGTTTGCATGTTTCATGATACTATGGGTTTGGGTTTTTGGACTTACTCATCAAGGCAATGGCGATGATGACGGCGATACCGATCAGGGCGTAGCTCTGCACCTTCCACCCCTCCGAGAGAGGTTTATAGTCAGGTGCGTGAACGACAACCGGTGGGGGTGGCGGAGGTGGCTTTTGAGGGCTATCACCACAGCTCACCAGAGGTAGGACGAACAACATGATACCGAGCAGAAGAATGAGACGCTTCACGCGGCATCTCCCTTCCATTTGGCACACTCGTTGCGGAACTGACACCAGCTACAGTGCATGCCCGGCTGTGGATGGAACCGCCCTTCGGCAATGCCCTGCACCGCTGTTTCCAGCATCATGACTGCACGCCGCCTCCGGTGTTCGTCGGCGGGCGCAATCGCCACGGGAATGACCTGGGGTGCCCTGGTCTTCACCAGGAACAACAATTCCAATGCAGGAGGCGTCCGTCCCGTGGCCTTCTCGATCATCATCTGGTAGGAGACGAGCTGGAGTTCGTGGTCGAACGCTGCGGTTTCCGGATCGGGTTTGCTGGCGCTGGTCTTGAAATCGACGGGCGTCAGATCCCGCCGCACAAGGTCGATGGCACCCGTGAGCGGCACCGAGAGTCCGTCGATGTCCTCGCGGAGGAAGACCTCGACGGCCCTCGGCGACTCCTTCAACGCGGCGGGCGAGTCGAGGTAGGCGGCAACCACCCTCAGCCCGTCCTCGCGTGCCTTTTCCCGGGCCTTGGGTGTTTTCCACGACACCGGCCCCTCTTCCTTCTCCAGGGCCGTGAAGGCTCCGTCAAAGGCCGTGGCGGCGGATTCCGGGGACGTGTCGCCACCACGCCAGACGGCGAGGTGGTGATGCTGGAGGGCCGCATGCACGGCCTTGCCCAGGTGCAGGGAGGGGCTTGTCTCGCTCGGGATGGCCATCACCCGGCCAAAGAAAAACCTCAGCGAGCAGCCGAGGTAGTCTTTGGCGGAGGTGGGGCTGATGTGTTCGGGCGGCGTGCCCGGCTTCACCGCCGGCGGTGATTCGGCGAGGGCGATCATGACCTCCCCTTTCCGTAGGCGTTGCGCCGGGGTGCCCTGTTGTTTTTCCTGCCGGTCATCTCGAAGAGTTCCTCGATCAGACCGCTGGCCTGGATCTTGTCGAGCGACTTGACCCCGCGCCCGAATCGCTGGGTGGCCAGCTCATCGATACGATCCTTTTCAAGACCGTGTTCATCGACCAGCTTTAGAATCAGGTCACGTTGTTTGTCACTGCATGCCCATCGGTCGATGGGGAGCACGTTGCCCGGGGGAGGCGGCGCGCCGTTGTTGGGTGTCTCCATGCCGTAGTCGTGGGGCGGGACAAACCCGGTTCGCCGGATCTGCTCGTCCACGTTGGACTGGAGGTTGTCGTAGAGGCGTCCGGCCTCGTGGGCGATGTCGTCGGTGGTGTTGACCTCGGTCTCGACGGAGACGGAGAACTGGTGCGACGAGTAGCCCGGGAGTCCGAGACGCTTGGAGTAATTTGCTATGAGTTTCACAGCCATGGTGTTTGGTTCCTTTCTTGTTGTTGGTTTTGGTTGATGCCCGGACAGCAAAAAGCCCGGCCGTGGTGGCCGGGCTCGTTGTGGTGGCGGGCGGTGTTGGTTTTGGGTCAGCGTGGATGCTGATACTGTTGTGGTTCCCCGCGGAGCCGGTTGGTCCCGTCGCCTTCCAGGGCCTGGCGCAGGATCTCGTCCACGAGCTTGGTCATGGGGAGTTTCCTGCGTCTGGCCTCGTGATAGAGAAGGCTAACAAGATCACGCCGGATCACCGGGGAATAGTGGTGTGGTCTTGCCATTTTTCCGTGGTTTTCGAGGTTGAAACGGGCCACGGATATCTAATCTCCGTGACTCATGGTATTATGGCTTTTTCCAACATGCTTTTTAACCGCTGACTGGAATTTGCGAGGGGGATGGCGTGTTAGATTCGATGGATTCCGATAAAAAAGATAAATTTTAGTGGGGGAGGGGCTTCGGATCCGCCTAAAAAAACACTTTACTTAGGGGAGCGTAGGTGCTTGAAAATATGTGTGAAATTTTCGTGTCCAGCATGTAATCGACGGCTTGAGGCTGATGACTCAGTTGCGGAAACTAAGGTTACATGTCCAGTGTGTGATGTCGCGTTCATGGCTCCTGATAAGTCGGCAGACACAGGCAGTAAAATAAAGAAGTTGAAGCGAGAATGTATCGCAGATTTGAAGGCAGCCTTCATCATAGCGTTATTACTCTGTGGACTTTTCCTCTATCTAAAAATATCGACGTCTCACAAGAAACCACCAAGCTCAGCAACTGGTTCTAGCCTAGCGATTGAGGGGAATGGTCTATTGACAGACCAATACCCCAAACCTTCTGAAAATGTATTGCATCCCATCCCTAACAAACTACTACTACCGAGAAGTAGATTTGGAAAGCCATGGGGGCTTCCGGGACGCGAATCTATTTTTACCTTAAAACCAAATCCGGCAATAGCTGCCACACCAAAAAAGAAAAAGGAGGACCCTCTATCTTCATTACCTGATGAGGAGCAGAAATACTGGCGGTCACTTAAAGCAAATTTTAAAAATAAGTCCTACAATGAAGGCTCTGATTTCGTATACACATACCGCCGAGTCCCCACTAAAGCGGAATATTTCCTTATTCTTACCAACAAATACCGGGAATTTAATTTCCCCGATATGGAGAAACTTGCTAATGAGTCCAAGGACCCTCTAGATAAGATTCGTCATAAAATCTATGTTGATTTATTCGAAGAATTTCAAGAGAGCTATAAGAGAGGATGCCAAGAAGCGCTCAAGCTACTTCAAGATGCCGCATCACCTGCCTTTGAACCTTAATGCTCCACTGACTCTCACTCAGTTAGCTACAGAAAGAACGCCTAAGTCTATTGGTGATACCCCCACCTGCTCACACCGGTGTGCCTGTCTGTGCCTGGTCCCGAACCTCTGGCACTTTCATCTGGCTTGAATAGCTCTTCGTTCATCTCGCTTACGCCAAAGATGCATAATTGGCTAATGAATAGAGCTCCATCGTAATTTCCGAGGGGGCCAGCTTCGCCGACATGGTTAGGCTGAAGGGCCCCAAGGACATCGGCGACCAGATCAACAAGACCATCATCGCTCAACGAGGTGAGCAAGATGGCCTGAGGGCTTCAACTTTGAGATTATGAGTTGGGCGACAAATGTAACCAACACAGAAGCAGCAAAAAAGTAGGTTCCCGCCATTACCTCTACCTTAATGTTAGGTGATGACTTTAAGCTTACCAATAACAATGAAATCACGAATACGTCTGTCATCGAAAACTTGCTTACCTTGTCTGTGATTTTCAACACACTATCCATGTTGAGTCCAGGCTGCTCCAAGCTACGGGCACTCAACAGATAGAGGGCGATTTTTGCAGTAGGGAATAATACTGAGAAAATAAGGATGAGGCCGAAAAGGAATAATTCTCTATCGCTGAGTAGCATCCCAAGGATGTCTATGACCGACTTTTCCTGAGGCTTATTGAAATCCGACCCTGTTACGGCAGAAATAACCGAGTCAAAGTTTCCAGTCAGGCTCGGTGTGATACGCAGGCATGGCATGGACACTCCGGCTCCGAGCAACACAGCCGAGATCACTAGGAGTATTTTCGCTGTTTTTACATTCATCTCTGACTAATACAGCACATTGTTCTTCCGACAGAATTCGATCATTTCAGCGGTGTCCATATCCAGAGGTATCACCATCAACTTGATACTCTTGAGACTGCCAGTTCCCGGGTGCGTAACTATTCCGACCCGGCACTTTTTAAAATCAAACTTACAATCACCAATAAAATCATCAGGGGTGAGTCCATCATTATCAAAAACCTTAATCACAAAAGTGCTGTCATGGTATAAACGCATCGTTGCTCCTTGCCATATTTCGTCAAGGTTGTTCTTTTTTGTGGAGAGACTGACTAGCGATGGAGCATCAAATGCCTTCCAGACGCCCAGAACCCGGTCTTTTTGGGTCGAACTACGATAAAGGCGGACCCCTTTCATTTCAAAAGCATAATACAGGTCTGGGGCAGATTCATTTAAACTGTCCCAAGATCGACCGTCTGCCCTCCTCTCATGGACATCAACTTCAACTACTGACAATCTATAGCTCTTACCTGACTCCAGTGGTCCAGCATCCGACTCAATATTCAAGCCTCCGTGACTATCACTGTCCCCACCATTGCTTCTCCATAAGGAACCGAGCAGGGTTCCACCCATGACAATAACCAAGACTCCGACAATTACCCAAATAACGCTTTTTGGTGAGCTTTTAGAGCCTTCGTCAAGTGGTTGACTGTCAGATTCATCTACTTCATATTCTCGCATAGCGTAATCTTCAGGTTCACGTTGATTGCTTGCATAAACGCGTAACTTGATCTGACCACTGCATGTCGGACATTCAAAGATCGTCGGAGCGTCGTCGTCGAGAGCAATCCTCTGGTCACAGTGGGGGCATTCTATCTTCATTAGCTTATTGTTGGTAGTTGAGCGGGATGGGGATAGTAATAAAAATTTCAACGCTTAGGTTCACCGATTCACTCTCTTGAACTTAAGCCCCGTCCGTCCCGGGGTATTTGGAATGTATATGAGAGTGTCCCCTTTGATTGAAATTTCATAAGTCCTCCAGTCCGAGAATGGGTTAGTGTCACTAGTTGCGATTCTAGCCCGCTGATGCAATACTACCCCCTCCACTCGATACTCTCCAGTTAATGCATAATCGTCATTCACTTTAGGCTCGGGATTATCACGGATCTTACCGTCGATGGTCCCGATGATCCTACTTTCCCATGTTCCATCTTTCAGATAGTTATCAATTATGACTACTTTATCATCGGTGTGCTTCCACTTCCCAACAATTTTTTCTGACAGGGGCCTAGAGTCATCATCAGGAAGCTCTAAAACAACGCGAAAACCGAGATCCCCGGTCCTTAGGGTTTCAAAAAAGCGGCCTGACATTAAGGATCGGAACTGGAATTGGGTTCCAGATGTCCAGGATGCCCCCATACCCCATTGTTCCAGATTTTTCTCATCGAGACCAGTTGGGGTAGAGCTCATCTCGCCTACGTTCCCAAACATATCAAAAATACCGAATCGATTAGGTTGGAATGAGCCAACAGGTGCCGTTGAAGGGAACGGGTCTCTCCAACCTCTTATATATTGATCAAAGCCATCGGGGAAATATTTGCGAACTTCCTCGCCGCCGAAATTGCCCGCCCCCTCCGGGGGGGGCCATGAACTACGCCAAGGATATCTGGGAGGATGAGGAGCATCTTGGGTTGGTTTCTCCTCTCCAGCGGCAACGCACCACTCAAATAAAGTAGGAAGGCGGTAGGTCAACCCCTCCTTTTCTGAAAGCCATGCACAAAACTTTTCGGCGTCCTCCTTGCTGACCATCACAACGGGGTGATCGGCAGTTTGGTGTAATTGCCTCCACGAGAAATTCTTCCACTCCTCATTTATGTCACGTTGATCCTCTGCAAATTTTTGGTAATCGGACACACGGGTCTCCCAACGACAGAAAAGGATTCGCTCTTTATCAAACTGGATGGGCACAAATTCCATGCCGAGTGAGTTCACAAAGGGCTTGTCTGGAGAAGCGTCGTTAATCGAAACGGGAGCAGTTCGATTACGAGCTGGCTTGCTTTTGTCGCCAACTAAGAACCATATCACCCCACCAAGGCAAAATATGCTCAGAATAATAGATAGAGTCAGCCCTCTAGGTAAAGTTACCTTTCGTTTGGCTCCACGCCCGGTTCTTTTCTTGGGTCGTCCGCTGCG of the Akkermansiaceae bacterium genome contains:
- the dnaN gene encoding DNA polymerase III subunit beta yields the protein MNIPSNHLRESIRLLTRIRHTRSTLPVLTHVLATLDAAGITLAVTDLDRWLETRTPTTAGPYEPEAFLIPPDAVKVIKQADKNTDIRISCKGPGKRRELRLVMTCGGISVASRHPTLDVSEFPARPDIGGEEIRIPAKTMESLATIAKCASSDVTRHVLNGVFFTPEDDGRLVATDGRRLACAPAEVPPTPFILPNPSVNVLMHPGFTSVEAHVRMQKLEETEWIAIRSGNHLLISKLIEGKYPNYRQVIPDKATELVTFSPAHRTSVIKWLRGLSDRSSAVNLTWEKKGHLTLTQRTAPDTSAVLRVSVEIEGNPPPVAFNPRFLADALEVGGTLCLNDGQSPGICRHPSGRLCVVMPMRPTTATAATADQAESATAA
- a CDS encoding DUF932 domain-containing protein, whose protein sequence is MNNVIQLQQQPVTPASTARGIPFEIVENPPELNTNTRPKGLLLHCGAQVVDRADLFGVLTPNGTDTWYPIPHRDLLIEVEKQLRETGFILRGETHAVTHDGARYFGVIQVSLPTRSEQDFDWVVGLRNSHDKSLPAGLVAGTQVFVCDNLCFNGEVKLSRKHTRHVMRDLRQLTARAVGKLGDKFRDLDRRVGAYKRHYLPDRSAHDLVIRAVDCRAITPSQVPAVLSEWRTPRHKEFLPRNGWSLFNAFTEVYKTVNPQTAVKRGQALHGLFDTQVALAG
- a CDS encoding PD-(D/E)XK nuclease family protein → MIALAESPPAVKPGTPPEHISPTSAKDYLGCSLRFFFGRVMAIPSETSPSLHLGKAVHAALQHHHLAVWRGGDTSPESAATAFDGAFTALEKEEGPVSWKTPKAREKAREDGLRVVAAYLDSPAALKESPRAVEVFLREDIDGLSVPLTGAIDLVRRDLTPVDFKTSASKPDPETAAFDHELQLVSYQMMIEKATGRTPPALELLFLVKTRAPQVIPVAIAPADEHRRRRAVMMLETAVQGIAEGRFHPQPGMHCSWCQFRNECAKWKGDAA
- a CDS encoding paraquat-inducible protein A, yielding MNVKTAKILLVISAVLLGAGVSMPCLRITPSLTGNFDSVISAVTGSDFNKPQEKSVIDILGMLLSDRELFLFGLILIFSVLFPTAKIALYLLSARSLEQPGLNMDSVLKITDKVSKFSMTDVFVISLLLVSLKSSPNIKVEVMAGTYFFAASVLVTFVAQLIISKLKPSGHLAHLVER
- a CDS encoding SUMF1/EgtB/PvdO family nonheme iron enzyme, whose amino-acid sequence is MKIECPHCGQHIALDNNAPLAFKCPTCSGHIELLVEGVKPEPPSTPTPEQKVTATRHRHRDEGRASEEKQTDSQKYPVVKEAVPSATARSGRPKKRTGRGAKRKVTLPRGLTLSIILSIFCLGGVIWFLVGDKSKPARNRTAPVSINDASPDKPFVNSLGMEFVPIQFDKERILFCRWETRVSDYQKFAEDQRDINEEWKNFSWRQLHQTADHPVVMVSKEDAEKFCAWLSEKEGLTYRLPTLFEWCVAAGEEKPTQDAPHPPRYPWRSSWPPPEGAGNFGGEEVRKYFPDGFDQYIRGWRDPFPSTAPVGSFQPNRFGIFDMFGNVGEMSSTPTGLDEKNLEQWGMGASWTSGTQFQFRSLMSGRFFETLRTGDLGFRVVLELPDDDSRPLSEKIVGKWKHTDDKVVIIDNYLKDGTWESRIIGTIDGKIRDNPEPKVNDDYALTGEYRVEGVVLHQRARIATSDTNPFSDWRTYEISIKGDTLIYIPNTPGRTGLKFKRVNR